A region of the Mangifera indica cultivar Alphonso chromosome 10, CATAS_Mindica_2.1, whole genome shotgun sequence genome:
tcaaaatgtttgaaaacaaCTTgttagaaacaataaaactatcttaatacaattttaaatacccaattaaatattcggataatgtatcatcatataattaaaaaattacatgataatatattatttaaatactcaattaaatactGAAAATTGAGTCCATACAATATGACTCGATTAGAAAAGCCCAAAAAGAAAAGGCAACCATAAGACTAAAAAAAGGGTCacaagaaaaagtaaaatcattgaGGATAAAATCCATGAGAACTGAGTATACATTAAGAATGAACAACTGGGCCCAATAGTTTCTTAATTGAATCAATTCTCCACCCTTTTTCATTCTTTGTTTGATTGGTGATTTTGATTGCCCATAAGATTCTTcctttattaatataaaaaaatcataacaaattcatatataaaattgcaAAATCTTTGATGATTCAGTGCGCTTATGTGAATTAAATGAacataaaagtaaatatataagcctcaaagcatttgcatccactaaaacttgatatttccAAGAGTGTGACATGCATTTCCATATACAATATACTTGCTCAATCTAATGAATGCTACTACTAGTGGCAAAAATGCATAAGTCTCCCCCAAGGCACCCACTTCCCAGATCCCATATTCAAAATTCATCAAGGAGGTAAATAGAGGAACAGTGGTATGATGAATAAAGCAATAAGATTTGCCTTTTGTCACCTTAAGTTGCAGCATTGAGCCCGACCTCGCACCAGCTTGTCCCAGAGACAGATCATCTGTCTTGGCGATTGGTAATGAGCAGTGTAATAACCTTCCATGCATCCATATTGACAAAACTTCCAGCTGTGTGAGTATTGTACAGGCTTTGTGCTGTTAAATTGTTCAACCCACATTCCCATACTCACATCCTCCATCTTGAACAGCTGCCACCAAGACAAGATACTATTCCTTAATCAAGGCAGAAACAAATGAATggaaattgataataaaacatttgatGTTACCAACCTTTAGGCTCTGATTGCTGTGTTTGGAGCTGATAAACTTGGCAATATCACTGGAAATAACATATCCAGGTCCATTGGCATAGGGAGGGTATACTTCTTCTGGCCACTCCTGTAACATTATCAGACAAAAATCTTTGAGATGAAGCAGAGCATAGATGaaacttaaacaaaaacatGATAGAAAAATCCTCTTTTCCAACAACAAAAGACAATTAACCATCATAAAAACAATCTTGGACAAaacttctaaattaaattattttttgtaaccTACTGCCAAGTATCATATCGCATAGAACTTCAAGGACTCTGATAAAAGAAGCCAAAAATAAATGGACAGGTTATGACAGTCCAAAACCCCATTCATGATATAGTCTGTTTACATGTGAGTTATTGATAATGAAGACATTGACTGGAGCCATGATAAGAAAATGGAATGGAGCTCCTCAACTTTTTTTTGGATTATTTGGAAACCAGTTAACGGTTGAAATGGCATAGGAAAGTAGCATCGGTGAAACAAAGAGAGAAGACATTCAAGTTACTCAAAAAGTGCATCTGTTTCTTCTTAGAATAACTTTTACATGATGCAGACAGTAACAGATCCTAATAAGAACTGCTTCAAGCCTATAAGTGAAATTAATGCTACTTATCTTGAGGACTGTACTTACAAAAACCACCACTGGAATATCTGATTCAACTAACACCACAGTGTAGTTAGCACCAATTAAGTTCATGCATGATAAATTAGTTGGTGAAGGACTATCAAATCTCAAGAGATTAAGCCTGCATTTTTGGATAAACAGTTTCAACATAACTTTGCACAATTTGTAGATATGCATGGTCAGATACTATGAGTGCTTTATGATATCTTAGCAGGCAAAAGTGTAATATCTATGCACCATTGGATTAGTATTATCTCCGGTGAAAGAAGACAAAGACATATATATAGAGGAGAAATCAAATGATGAAATATAACAAGTCAAAAATTCACAACAAAGCACGCAGGCTAGCACACCTCATAAGTGACTGCCCATTTCCCACTTCGCAAAGGACGATGTACGAAGTTGAGATTGCCCATATAAAGAGAACTCTTTTGAGAGATGCCATTGATTTCTTTCAAGACAGTATCCACCCTAACAAATGTGTCATCATCACATTTCATGACATAAGCCGCTGTCACATTCTGAATCTGTATCAGATAGTAATACAATCAGCCCAGAGAAGAACAATTTAATCCAGGGAAAAACCATAAATGAGAAGAGTATACAAGAAAAGCACCTAAAAGAGATGCAATTAATTAAGACTAAACATAAAAATGTTTTGACTCACCCCAAACTCACAAATGGCAATGGTTTTAAGAACCACAAGTTCATATCGATCCATAAAAGGCAATATGATAATGTCACCAAAGTATGCAGCTTCCTTCTTCAGCACAGCGTTCAcctcctttcttggattctacAAGTTGCCCTCATGAGTCAGTGGAAATTATGTTTAACACAAACTGTGCGTTAGTACATAtcacattcttttcttttccatattattttttttacataagatactgaaaatttaatattaaattagtaaaaaacaGGTACAATTGTGGTCAATGCAACTATAACAGTAGATAAACCTTGTTACCACAGGAACCTGTTGTTTCTCCCCTGAATGATAAATCACCTTCACTTTTAGGGTGATCAATGGCAAGGAGAATGGGAAGTTAAGGATGTGAAGGATGAGAGTATAGATAAATGTGCAACCTGAACATGTGGTCTCTATCCAGACAGAAAAATAGATACTGTAATTGGAAATCTATGGACgcttattatattatgtttaaaatgatCACTTTTTCAGGTGAGGTTGATAATTCAATGTCAACGACAGAGTTGGGATAAAGAAACTTAACTCTTCCAATTTTATATCAGCATAGAAGTTCTATTGATTTAAGGTTGAAGGCATATCATGCCTCAGTAAAATTTAGATCAGGCAGTTAATTTGGCAAAAAATTGACTTGATTTTTCACCTAGAATATTATGTTGTGCTAGGATAGAAATTGATACAACGATTTTCAAAATGTATTTAGCTTATATTATGTTACCAGGATGCGCTTCATGCAGCACTTTTTAACAATGGATTAGATATAGATCTAGCAGAAATCAAGCTTCACTACTATCTTTGATTGCACTTCTAAATAAGTGTATTGTTATCAATACCTCCATCTCCATGAAGAACTATCAGATTTAAGACATCACTATAAATGTAGATACATGATGGTTTACTCAACATCAATTGTCAATGTAGACATTATTGCAATGATCCTGAAATTCATCATCCCTGGAACCTAACGATGTTTGACACTTGAGGAGAAGAAATTCATACCAGTGCAACAAAGAAACGGGCAGCTACATTTGAATGTTTGATTGCTGAAGATTGCATCCAAGTTTTCCTAATTGACATGCGTTCTGCAAAGTGATTAGTAGCAGACAGAATTCCAATAAAGAGTTGAACAGGACTTCTACGTAAAGAATCTGCTTTCCACTTTGGTGACATTTCCAGAACTCTTTGAAGTGAGAAACTTGGATGAGAGGCTGGAAGATTGGTTGCATAAACTGAATGAACATCCACATCTCCTTTGATTGCTAGACCTGTTGCATCTTCAAGTGTAAATCCCTGGAGGCAGAGTAGAAAATAAGATCAGAAAAGACAATTTCCAGCTCAACAGAACCAAAAAGATAGGTTAAGAATCAAAACACCATATTGAGATaccattttttttatgatacagactaatatattcatatataaaaagatttaCAAAATGGTATGGTGTCCATAAGCAGaccataaaaaaattgatcaaagtTCAAaggacttaaaaaaaaaaaaagtgatcaATATGACATTTGAAAGGACCTTGAGGTCAACAAGTATATATCGGGAAATGTCTATGAAATGACTTCCATCTCCCAACTATGATGACCACAGAAGAAAAAACACATTTCAGAATTCAGAAGATACTGAAACTCATACATAATAAGTACCAAATTGAACAAAAGATTGGCCATTATAATATGGTGACTATGAGAACCTATGCCAACAAACAATCTATACATTCTAAAGTTTGACCAGCAAAAGTACAATGGGAGGTATAGGAATTGTCAGCGACAAGTGAAGGATAATGATGATAACCTATTCAAAAAGTAAATACTTTCTGATAACTAATAATACTTCCCAAATAAAGCAACAGGAGGGTGACACCAAGAATAGACAAAgcataaaagaaataaattttgttattcagTCATAGAGAGCAGTTAAGAAAATAGAATAGTCATCCAATTGGTCAACATCAATTAGACCTATTATATCAAACTATTATGGGGTAAGCATCCCTTCTTTCTTATAATCAGCAACATACCATTCGATAAGGGAATGAAGTCACATGACGTCCCCCAACACTAATATGGAATCCATCAACACCAGCTCGCACTGTCAGGACAAAGAGTCGACCCTCAGAAAAAGGAAATGGCCAGGTAACTTCTGGTTTCTGCTCACGCCCTATAAATCGCTTAAACCAAGAGGCTGTTTTGGAGTCCTTTGAGTCTACAATATCATTCCGCATCCACTTTTCACATCTTAGAAGTCCATCAACTGCCAAATACATGCATCAAGAAATTGTTacactcaaatttgaattaggaGAGCTCCAAGGAGACAAGGGAAGAAAAGATACAAGTTACACTGCATCATAAACAACCATATAGTTTCCTAATGAGCATGCAAATGCACACAAACTTCCCACTATAAATGCACATGGCATTATTTGGCAAGAAACAGCTTGAAATTAACATCATaccaaaatatgataatataaacaaaacgaAAGTGAGCTCGTTTGTCAATCATAAAAATGCATGGCTAACTTCAAAACTCCCAAAGCCATGCCTCTTGTATATTCAGGAAATCAAGTCCCTTTCTTGTTTACTAGaaatccattaaaaaaatattcttctaACATCAATATCATTTTAGACCAAAAAGAAAGCTAGCAATTAGTTTCCTATATATAACtatagatttattaatttttgttatgttttacACTGGACTGTCAATCAAAGATGTTCTCATGAACTTTTACACCTATGATAGATTTAGTGAAGGTCACAAATGAAACAAAGGGgaggtaaagaaaacaaaagggGAAGCTATTTACAGCATAATAAATCTTACCAAGCATGTCATCATCTTTCTTGGATGGTAAACCATCACATCTCTGAGCTGACCCCCATTGCATTCTATAGCATGTATTGTGCTCAATGACTGGCCGACGGCTCCAATCTCCTTTCAGTCGAGGATTCAAATGTAGAATTTTTGGTGGATCCTCCCCAACAACTGATTTCAATCCTTGCAATTCAAACATGAATTGTGAAACCTTAACAATCCCATCACCACCCCTCATTCTTGTAAGCTGGGGCACAAACTCTTGATGAGCATAGTGAGGAGTTCCCACCACTGTAATAGAAGATCCAGCAGCAAGCCCACAAGGAAGAAACATTAACCTGTCCCCACTTGCCAACTCTTCTCCACTTTTAGATATCCAAGAAGGACAAGACTCAGGCTTCCCCTCAAAAACATCACTCTTAACAACTTCCTTGACATCAACCTTATCGACTTCTTCCCATGCCTTCAGTCCTATTGTCCATGCCTCACTTGCCATTCTCTCAAGAACTGACAACTCATTAGTCCTACTCCTTCGCTTCATAATCTCACCTGTTATTCGACCATATCTGAACTGAAGTGGCTTTATAGGTTTTGACCCACCTTTTCCCTTCTCCAGATGCACCTTGCTCGGCATTAATGGTGCCTCTTGATTTTCATTATCTTCTAGTTTTCGGTGAAACGTATCTTTATAAACAGAACTAAGAAAAGGCTTACTCAAATCCAAATCTCCATTATCCCCAATGTCTCCATTCAACCCGGCATAATTATCATCTTGACTCAACATAACCGCAATTTCCAAAAATTGAGGGAATTTAAATGCTATAAAAACTAAGTATAATATGCCTATACCCAACAACAAATGCGGCAATCTAAACCTCCTAACAGTACTGGCCTCACTTTTAATTCTCTTCATCTCGCAAAATCCAACAAAAAAACAACACAATATACTTTACAAGAACCAAAATTCTGTCAAATAATGCCTCCAGCAATACAAACTACaccaaaaacaaagcaaaatcaaATGGATCCAATTCTTCGGAACAAAAACCAATTTCAGTACATCAATGCAGATCAATAAAACCTAGAGAATTGAGTTTAATCACGTAATGTAAACGAAAGCTCAAACCTTGAATTTAGTGATCAACCGAAATCGCCAAATGAGTAAAAGCCATTAAAATCTTCGGCCCACAACCCCGAATTAGTTACCATCTAGCAGGCATTCTTCCAAAACTTGatcacaaaacaaaacaaatcccACCATAGAAACGAAGAATAGTTGAATTTGTGCTCAAACCGTAATAAGTTGAGCAAATCAAGAACCCAATGGCAGGTGGGTGAACATAACGGAGATGGAGACAAAAATCTGTCTAAAGCGCATATTTGTCAGCTAAGGCAACAAACAAGTGTTAGaaattagggaaattattaaaaataggcaaaattaaaggggtcaaagcgagattgcccaaaaaatttaggattaagcaaaaatgcccaggttttgtgaaatgacgaaattgcccccatatataaagtcagcaaattttcactgtacaagcgatagaaaattccaaagcttcccacctcccacggcaatcccacggcaaacgtcatttccgtcgattttcttttGTTCTGGCAACTGCAAATGGCAAAtgaggttagtatatctcctataatcttttttggatcaagttatcgctgatattattgagatttggttgagaattttgggtttgaaattttagggtttacggtttgaacaatgcttaaaatatttcgatttttggttgttttggttgaattgattgaggggttttatgttatacaatgtctagctttgatgtatgtgaaaatcggaggtcgaaacgatcaaaatttggccgaaaatggctgtcAAATGGATCGGCAGTCTTGCCGTGGGAACAACGTTTCCCACGGCAAACAATTTATCCCACGGCAGCTGCATTGACAATGGGTtttgggggggagggggggggtaaactggcttttttaaaacattggggtgtcggggaaatgCTTAGCCCACGTCGGGCTTTTCTGAAATTTCGCACATTGTCGTGGGAAAAGCAAaattacgaaactgccccccTTTGTAAGCAtagcaaaatttcatttcttcctacGGCAACTTGCGTTTTCACTGtgcatttccacgaaaattccAAAAGCTTTCCACCTCCCACATCAATCCCATGACGAAagtcatttccgtcgattttcttgctttccggcaaccgtaaatggcaaagaaggttagtatatctcctgtaatcttgtttgggtcaagttattgctgatattattgagatttgattgagaattttgggtttgaaattttagggtttacggtttgaacaatacttaaaatgtttcgatttttggttgttttggttgaattgattgaggggttttatgttatacaacgtcTAGCCTTGATGTATGTGAAAATCgaaggtcgaaacgaccaaaatttggccgaaaatggctgccaaaTGGATTGGCAgtcttgccgtgggaacggCGTTTCCCACAGCAAGATgaattttcccacggcagcgtaTTGGGCATGGTTAGTTGGGGGGTaaagtgggttttttaaaatgttggggaGCCAGATGAGATTCGTTACAACACAACggtttttttggaaatttgtcatataacagtggaccttttcaaataaagaattttcatgaggggttaaattgagaattttcttatctacggTTTCTGatcatgtagttttcgaattttatatccgtttttttctgttttaggtttttctatatgtatttttcaaattttaaattcgagttttcgaattttgcTGCTTAttgacacaacttacgatgtaacgacgtaatttcaacttaatatttcaatttttttgtttataggatatatcgattcgtttttttcaatttttcaaatgattttttggttaacgacattcataggtatttcaactgatagagttcgaattttagttctgttttttcgaatttcacaatttcaagaTATACAgattcgtattttgaagattttcgatcgatttttctattattgacactttaaggtatttcaacgtatagaattcgaatttcagttccgtttttccgaatttctccattttaggatatatcgattcatattttcatgattttcgaacgatttttcaagtatcgtcactttaaggtatttaaacgtatagaattcgaatttcagttccgtttttttgaatttcaccattttaggatatatcaattcgtattttcaagatctccaaATGATTTtccgattatcgtcactttaaggtatttcaacgtataaaattcgaatttcagttccgttttttcgaatttcaccatttcaggatatatcgattcgtattttcatgatttctgaacgattttccgagtatcatcactttaaggtatttcaacgtatagaattcgaatttcagttccgttttttcgaatttcaccattttaggatatatcgattcgtatttgcaagattttcgaaccatttttcgattatcgtcactttaaggtttttcaacgtatagaattcgaatttcagttctgttttttcaaatttccccattttaggatatatcgattcgtattttcaagattttcgaaccattttttgattatcgtcattttaaggtatttcaacgtataaaattcgaattttagtttcgttttttcaaatttcaccattttaggatatatcgattcgtattttcaaaattttcgaagaattttctgattattgtcactttaagatatttcaacctataaaatttgaattttagtttcgttttttctatttttcatcatttcaggataacttgatttatattttgttattttcgatcgatttttcgattgttaacattctccGAAAGTTGAAGAATcagaactcgaatttcagttcttatttgttaagttttttcatttcctttttgattatttggtatttctcatctttttatgtttttttcactaatacatttgtttacatatttatttttatgaatgtctaacaaattttacgtgattgttataggatatttctcacaaaagaagacgggttgacagcgagctgcgcATTCTCGATGAGTCTAGACACTTCCGGACAGATACGATATCTCGTGCACAGTGTACCACATTATCTCgaatttcttctacattgaccccacgtcagctgcgactatttgaaaggacatgtttcgggtcctTTCTTCGTTTACCCAAAACCAAATTTTgtgggatattggttcatgcatttctactacgacagttacatccaccctttgccagagacgagttttggtttaggattagcggggttgatgtgaggtttagcccgtttgagtttgcgttggtgacagggctttcgtttagccatcggactgatgtttcttcatatattcctcgctcctccggacataggatca
Encoded here:
- the LOC123226667 gene encoding hydroxyproline O-galactosyltransferase GALT2-like; translation: MKRIKSEASTVRRFRLPHLLLGIGILYLVFIAFKFPQFLEIAVMLSQDDNYAGLNGDIGDNGDLDLSKPFLSSVYKDTFHRKLEDNENQEAPLMPSKVHLEKGKGGSKPIKPLQFRYGRITGEIMKRRSRTNELSVLERMASEAWTIGLKAWEEVDKVDVKEVVKSDVFEGKPESCPSWISKSGEELASGDRLMFLPCGLAAGSSITVVGTPHYAHQEFVPQLTRMRGGDGIVKVSQFMFELQGLKSVVGEDPPKILHLNPRLKGDWSRRPVIEHNTCYRMQWGSAQRCDGLPSKKDDDMLVDGLLRCEKWMRNDIVDSKDSKTASWFKRFIGREQKPEVTWPFPFSEGRLFVLTVRAGVDGFHISVGGRHVTSFPYRMGFTLEDATGLAIKGDVDVHSVYATNLPASHPSFSLQRVLEMSPKWKADSLRRSPVQLFIGILSATNHFAERMSIRKTWMQSSAIKHSNVAARFFVALNPRKEVNAVLKKEAAYFGDIIILPFMDRYELVVLKTIAICEFGIQNVTAAYVMKCDDDTFVRVDTVLKEINGISQKSSLYMGNLNFVHRPLRSGKWAVTYEEWPEEVYPPYANGPGYVISSDIAKFISSKHSNQSLKLFKMEDVSMGMWVEQFNSTKPVQYSHSWKFCQYGCMEGYYTAHYQSPRQMICLWDKLVRGRAQCCNLR